The genomic DNA CACCTATAGTTCACCGCAGACGGAGAGGCCGCGCCACCGCATGAGCGGCCTCGCATGAAACGAGAATGGAGGGGGTTGCATGTCAACAGATCGCACTGCGCTGACCCGCCGCACGTTCGTCGCATCGGCCGGAGCGCTGGGAGCGCTGGCCGCCTGCGGCACCGCGGCGAACACGCTGTACGCGTCGGCGCCGCAGGCGTTCGGCGACGAGAGCGGCGACGGCGAGAGCATCGATGAGCTGCGCGAGGACAAGCCCGAGCTGCCCACGCCCGCTCGTCGCGGGATCGCGCTTTGTCACGTTGCGGCCATCCACGAGATACCGCACGGTCGCCCATTCTCGAAATCATCCTCATGCACATATAATCTTCGTCTTAGTATAAACCCTATCGGGCGTGGCGCAACGCACAAGCTTCATGACCCCTCCACGGATTCGCATGGTTTCGTACACGAGAATGCACGAGCTTGAACGAAATGACACGAACCGGAGTCATTTCCCACGGACTTCTTCCACACCGCGTCCGAACCCGCGACACTGTGACCATGTCGAACGGGCTCCGCAGAAGCCGGAAGCCCCCAACGAAAGGAACCTGCTATGAAGATATCCGCTCGCAACCAGCTCAAGGGCACCGTCTCCGCCATCGCCGAGGGCGCCGTGAACGGCGTCGTTTCCATCGACCTGGGATCTACCGTGGTCAAAGCCGACATCACCATGGAAGCCATCAACGATCTGGGTCTCAAAGAGGGCACCGACGCCATGGCCATCATCAAGGCCAGCAACGTGATGTTCGCCGCCGGCTCCGAGCGCATCCAGGGCATCTCGGCCCGCAACCAGATCGCCGGAACGGTCGCGTCCGTGAAGAAGGGCGCCGTGAACGGTCATGTGGCCATCGAGACCCCCGAGGGCGCACGCATCATGGGCTCCATCACGAACGAGGCCATCGAGGATCTGGGTCTCGCCGAGGGTGCTACCGCGCTCGCCATCGTGAAGTCCACCGATGTCATCGTGGGCGTGGAGTAACCGCTTCCATAGCATCTGCGAGCAACGCTCGCACCAGCAAGGCCGCGTCCTGCACGCGGCCTTGCTGCATTTCCGGATCTCCTTTCCGTTCTGCGCTTTAC from Eggerthella lenta DSM 2243 includes the following:
- a CDS encoding TOBE domain-containing protein; this translates as MKISARNQLKGTVSAIAEGAVNGVVSIDLGSTVVKADITMEAINDLGLKEGTDAMAIIKASNVMFAAGSERIQGISARNQIAGTVASVKKGAVNGHVAIETPEGARIMGSITNEAIEDLGLAEGATALAIVKSTDVIVGVE